Below is a window of Leifsonia sp. NPDC080035 DNA.
CGAATTCCCTCCCAACGTCCTGCTGGCAGGAGTACCCGCCAAGGTGATCAGAGAGCTCGGCTGAGAGGGGTGAGTGGTGTGACGGCGGAACGCGGATCTGCGCGCTCGGTCCTCGGCGCGGGCGCGGCCGTCGGAACGGCTCGGGTCTTCTCGCTCGTCTGCGCGGCGGTGCAGCTTCCGCTGCTCACCGCGCTGCTCACGCCCGCGGAATACTCTCTCGTCGCGCTTGCGATCGCCGTCTCCACCTACTTCAGCCTGGTCACCGCCGAGCCGATGATCCTCGCATTCCAGCGGTATCCGGGCTCACGGGACGACCGAGGGACGTATCGCTACGCACTCACACGCAGTTCCGCAGCGCTGTTGGGCTTTGGCATCGCCATCGTCGCGGTGGCCATCTTCATCGGGGAGTGGCGGACCGCTCTGGCGATCGTCGGCTGGGGCATCGGGATGGCCGTTACCCGCCTCGTGTCCACTGCGTGGTTGATGTGGGCGGACCCGTGGCGCTACGCCGTCAACCTCATGGTCTCAACCGGTGTTCGCACCGCCGGGCTCGTTGGGCTGATCGTCGTCGGTGTTGAGGGTGCGCTGGCCATCGCGATCGCGGGAGTCGCCTCGGCCCTCGCCACCCTCGCCCTCAGCCCGAAGGTCCGAGGTGTGATCGCCCCTCGCAGGCCCCCGTGGACATGGCAGTTCGGAATGCATCTGGCAGCAGCCTCACTTGCCGTGACCGTACTCACCAGCGCGAGTCTGGTGATGCTTCCTGCCTTCGTCAGCAAGACCGAGGTGGGTCGCTTCGCGGCGATGACGCAGATCGCGACCCTCACCTGTGGTGCGGTGCTCGGCCTCATCCTCACGGTGGCGTATCCCGCACTGCGGCGGCTCTGGGACGACGGCCACCGTGCGGTGGCGACCACGCGGCTGGCCTTCCTCGCCGAAGTCTGCCTCGGCTGTGCCCTCGGAGCCATCGCGGTGTTCACGTTCGGGAATTTCTGGATCGTACGCCTCGTCGTCGGTACCGACTATCTCGATGGAGCGATCATCCCGGCCCTCACCCTTGGCACCGCCCTCGCATCGATGGGCCAGCTTTCCGGCTGGTACCACCAGTTCCAGTTCGAGGCCGCAGTCGTGAGCAGGCGCACGTGGATCGCCGCCGTCGCCGGTGTCGTGATCACGGCGGCCGGAGCATGGGTGCTGGGCACGACGGGTGCGGCCGCTGGCGTGACGCTCGGCTTCTTGGTCTACTTCCTCCTCCTCCAATGGCGCACGGGTCTCACCCCACGACTGGCCTACGGAGCCGTTGCGGCAACTGCGGGGTGCCTGCTCGCCGCACTCGTGCCCGGGGAGCTCGCCGAATGGCTAGTGTGCGCGTGCAGCGGGATCGGCGCGATCGTCATTCTCGGCCATCTGATGTGGAGGCTCCGTGCCAAGCGCATATGACCTGGTCTTCTGGCAGAACACCCTCTCGGCGCACCAGGCGCCCTTGCTGCGAGCTCTGAGCGACTCCCTCGATCAGCGCGTCCTCCTGGTGGTGACGCGAGGACCCAGCGACGACCGCATTGGTTTCGGATGGGAGGACCTGGACTACGGCTCGACGCGGGTTCTCGTGTCCGACAGCCCAGAGGAACGTTCACGCGTCGCACGCGAGACGCTGGCCGCTCGTGCACACGTCTTCTCCGGCCTAGGCGCCTACCCCGCTATCGACGCCGTGCGCAGACAGCTCGCAGTGGTCGATGATCATCCGCACCTGGCCGTGGTCACCGAGTCGCTCGACTCCCGCGGCGTCAGAGGAGTCGCCCGGGTCCTCCGGCTTCGGATCCGCGCGCCGCGAGAAGCGGGGACTGTCGACACCATCTTCACCATCGGGCCGCTGGCACATCGCCAATTCGCTCGATCGGTGCGCCGAGCGGGGACGGTCGTGCCCTTCGCGTACGCGGTGGAGGACGCTCGGCCCGTCGCACGCTCACAGTCGGACCGCTCGCGCCTCATCTTCGTCGGTTCGCTCACGGAGTGGAAGGATCCCGCTCTCATTCTCGAGGCGCTCAGTCGGGTGAGACGGTCGGATTGGACTCTGACTCTCATCGGGCGCGGACCTCTGAAGCAGTCCCTCGAACGACAGGTGAGCGCTCGGGGCTTCGGCGATCGAGTGCGCTTCATCGAAGCGCTTCCCGCCACGCAGGTACGGCACGAGATCGCCGAGAGCGACGTGCTCATCCTCCCGAGTCGTTATGACGGGTGGGGAGCAGTGGTGTCCGAGGCGCTGATGTCGGGGACGCGCGTGCTTGTGAGCGACGGGGCAGGAGCGAGCGAGTTGGTGGTCTCGCCGCTGCAGGGGGCCGTGTTCGCCGCGGGCGATGCTCCGGCACTCGGCGCGCTTCTGACGTCCGAACTCGCGACCGCCGGCGATCCTTCGCGGCGCGAGAAACTGGCCGCCTGGGCGGCCTCGCACATCGCTCCGAGCGTGATGGCAAGATACTTGGTGGCCCGGTTCACCGATCCGGGAAGCGCGAGACACGCGCCGTGGGAGTCCGGAGGCGCGAATGTCTGATTCGACAGGCCGGCGCCGATGAGCAACGTCATCTGGATCGGGTCGGCCGTCGTGCTTGCGATCGCCGCGACCATTCTTGCGTGCGCGGGAAACGCCGGGGTCGTCCTCGCCGGCCTGGCGATCGTCGCGCTTCTCATCACCCTCGGTTTCCCGCGGGCGCGCGCGGTCTTCTTCGCCGCCGCAGGGTGCCTGCTCATCGTGTTCGCCTCGAGTGTGTTCATTCCGGATGATGGGGCGACCGCGTCCATCGCCCTCCGGGTAGCCGGTACGGTGCTGCTCGTCGGGGGAGCCATCCAATCGGCCGCGCACGGCTTCACCGCATCTCGCGCCGAGCGCCGTCTGGTGTTCGCCTGGCTCATGACGCTGCTCGTGCCGGTGGCGCTCTACATCACCCTCGCCACGATCCCTCACAGCATGTGGGCGACCTTCCTGTCGTACGGGATCGGTGTCATCCTGATGGCTGCGATAGTGACGTCGAGCGCGCCACAACTGGCGAGTGGCACGCTCCGGCAGGCTGTCGTGCTCGCACTCGCAACCACGATCATCGCCTCACTGCTGGCGGGTTTCCTCATCCCTGATCTCGCCATCGAGCAGGGCAGGCTGCGCGGCGTTCTCAACAACGCGAACCTCCTGGGGTTCTACGCTTTCCTTCTCGGTGT
It encodes the following:
- a CDS encoding glycosyltransferase, translated to MPSAYDLVFWQNTLSAHQAPLLRALSDSLDQRVLLVVTRGPSDDRIGFGWEDLDYGSTRVLVSDSPEERSRVARETLAARAHVFSGLGAYPAIDAVRRQLAVVDDHPHLAVVTESLDSRGVRGVARVLRLRIRAPREAGTVDTIFTIGPLAHRQFARSVRRAGTVVPFAYAVEDARPVARSQSDRSRLIFVGSLTEWKDPALILEALSRVRRSDWTLTLIGRGPLKQSLERQVSARGFGDRVRFIEALPATQVRHEIAESDVLILPSRYDGWGAVVSEALMSGTRVLVSDGAGASELVVSPLQGAVFAAGDAPALGALLTSELATAGDPSRREKLAAWAASHIAPSVMARYLVARFTDPGSARHAPWESGGANV